A genomic window from Cucumis melo cultivar AY chromosome 8, USDA_Cmelo_AY_1.0, whole genome shotgun sequence includes:
- the LOC103484942 gene encoding uncharacterized protein LOC103484942, whose protein sequence is MSLLLPSRSPHNNAHANMVKIEEKGLKHEIISEEEMKIRREIENEIERDLEEEIKGGIYQQALRLHRLYHHRKNSAHIKPAAKANKELLEVNISIKMDGGTKMEIRETKKEAPPPESLRPRTSRSNTLSRSVPEMKRLDWAKSLRSSAAPVPFVGKKREV, encoded by the exons ATGTCACTTTTGCTACCTAGTCGGTCTCCTCATAATAATGCTCATGCAAATATG gtAAAGATCGAGGAGAAGGGTTTAAAGCATGAAATTATTTCAGAGGAAGAGATGAAAATCCGGCGAGAAATTGAGAATGAAATAGAGAGAGATTTGGAGGAAGAGATTAAAGGAGGGATATACCAACAAGCTCTCCGCCTTCACCGCCTTTATCACCACCGGAAAAATTCCGCTCATATTAAGCCGGCGGCGAAAGCCAATAAGGAGCTTTTGGAGGTAAATATCAGCATCAAAATGGATGGAGGGACTAAAATGGAAATAAGAGAGACAAAAAAGGAGGCGCCCCCGCCGGAAAGTCTCCGACCGAGGACCTCCCGGTCCAACACCCTCTCTCGATCTGTCCCGGAGATGAAAAGGTTGGATTGGGCTAAATCTCTCCGGTCGAGTGCGGCGCCGGTGCCGTTTGTTGGAAAGAAACGTGAGGTTTGa
- the LOC103484943 gene encoding zinc-finger homeodomain protein 1-like, translating into MDFEDQEEHEEEEMDMTAASYDDSLPNSGTRLKIPTTADQIISSSPGQRKPKYRECLKNHAVGIGGHALDGCGEFLAAGAEGTLDALKCAACNCHRNFHRKETDNNLNPAVGVGLGIGEPFLLPHPGQFSPYYRTPAGYLHVAPHHRPLALPSTSGGGGTHSREEQEDMSNPSGGGGGGSSSFGKKRFRTKFTQEQKDRMLGLAETLGWRIQKHDEAVVQQFCNDTGVKRHVLKVWMHNNKHTLGKKP; encoded by the coding sequence ATGGATTTCGAAGATCAAGAGGAACacgaagaagaagagatggaCATGACGGCAGCGAGTTACGACGACTCGTTGCCCAACTCAGGAACCCGACTCAAAATCCCCACTACTGCTGACCAAATCATTTCATCATCTCCTGGACAGAGGAAACCCAAATACAGAGAGTGCTTAAAAAATCACGCCGTTGGCATTGGAGGTCACGCCCTTGACGGTTGCGGCGAATTTCTCGCCGCTGGAGCTGAAGGTACACTCGACGCTCTTAAATGCGCCGCTTGTAACTGCCACCGCAACTTCCACCGTAAAGAAACCGACAACAACCTTAACCCCGCCGTAGGCGTCGGTCTCGGAATCGGAGAGCCATTTCTATTACCCCACCCAGGACAGTTCTCCCCTTACTACCGAACCCCAGCTGGGTACCTCCACGTGGCGCCACATCACAGGCCATTAGCTCTCCCGTCGACATCAGGCGGCGGTGGCACCCACAGCAGAGAAGAACAAGAAGATATGTCGAATCCGAGCGGCGGAGGTGGCGGAGGAAGTAGTAGCTTTGGGAAGAAGAGATTTagaacaaaatttacacaagaACAGAAGGACAGAATGCTGGGACTGGCGGAGACATTGGGTTGGAGAATTCAAAAACACGACGAGGCGGTGGTGCAGCAGTTCTGTAACGACACCGGAGTAAAGCGGCACGTGCTCAAGGTGTGGATGCATAATAACAAGCACACTCTTGGTAAGAAACCCTAG
- the LOC103484944 gene encoding putative GEM-like protein 3, whose amino-acid sequence MEHPKQDPDNKPPISTHDNTPKSDPNDGVRTPNGDGNWGNFVMGSENQVPTQNEQPVISTPSKKTVRWSTELVTESPSVASYSYGSNTNTYASSAPSSSVSFKETVDSVWSALGRWGKKVGEATKKAEDLAGNTWQHLKTSPSFADAALGRIAQGTKVLAEGGYEKIFQQTFDTVPEEKLQNSFACYLSTSAGPVMGVLYVSTAKLAYCSDNPLSYKSDGKTEWSYYKVVIPLQQLKAVNPSSSGMNPSEKYIQVISGDNHEFWFMGFLNYNGAVECLLEFPELQAVQSV is encoded by the exons ATGGAGCACCCCAAGCAGGACCCCGATAACAAACCTCCCATCTCCACCCACGATAACACCCCTAAATCTGATCCCAATGACGGTGTTCGCACCCCCAATGGAGATGGGAATTGGGGTAATTTCGTGATGGGTTCAGAGAACCAGGTTCCCACCCAGAACGAGCAACCTGTGATTTCGACGCCCTCCAAGAAAACCGTGCGTTGGAGTACCGAATTGGTTACCGAGTCCCCTTCCGTTGCTTCTTATTCATATGGATCGAATACGAATACCTATGCTTCTTCCGCTCCTTCCTCTTCGGTTTCCTTCAAAG AGACGGTGGATTCTGTATGGAGCGCGCTAGGGAGATGGGGGAAGAAAGTCGGAGAAGCTACAAAAAAGGCTGAGGATCTGGCCGGAAACACTTGGCAGCATT TGAAAACAAGTCCAAGTTTTGCGGATGCTGCGCTGGGGAGAATTGCTCAAGGGACAAAGGTATTGGCGGAAGGTGGCTATGAAAAGATTTTTCAACAAACTTTTGACACAGTACCTGAGGAAAAACTTCAAAATTCGTTTGCTTGTTATCTGTCAACGTCTGCTGGTCCAGTTATGGGTGTATTATATGTATCTACGGCAAAGCTTGCGTACTGTAGTGACAATCCTCTTTCATACAAGTCCGACGGGAAAACTGAATGGAGCTATTACAAG GTAGTGATCCCATTACAGCAACTTAAGGCAGTTAATCCTTCCTCCAGTGGTATGAATCCTTCTGAAAAGTACATACAGGTAATCTCTGGTGATAACCATGAATTTTGGTTCATGGGGTTCTTAAACTACAATGGTGCTGTAGAATGCCTGCTAGAATTTCCTGAGTTACAAGCAGTGCAATCGGTGTAA
- the LOC127150528 gene encoding vegetative cell wall protein gp1-like: MGFSGVRFVVIFALLTRLCMAQAPVPAPGSPQPLTPPSATPAPSPVVLPPSPTPTPNRAPSPSPTPVSPSPAPDAPSPAPVVPAPAPAPIAPTPTPISTPTPSGGPVVPPIASPPSPTGIEVPSPAPQGPPADNPAGAASHIGGAATLGIALAGTLFAVILS, from the coding sequence ATGGGATTCTCCGGGGTTCGATTCGTTGTGATTTTTGCTTTGTTGACGAGGTTATGTATGGCTCAGGCGCCTGTGCCGGCACCGGGTTCTCCACAGCCTCTAACTCCTCCATCAGCCACACCGGCGCCTTCTCCGGTCGTTCTCCCTCCATCTCCAACTCCAACACCAAACAGAGCACCATCGCCTTCACCGACTCCGGTATCGCCTTCACCCGCTCCGGATGCTCCGTCACCCGCACCAGTGGtacctgctccagctccggcgcCTATTGCTCCTACCCCAACTCCAATCTCTACTCCTACTCCTTCCGGTGGTCCTGTTGTTCCACCCATTGCTTCTCCTCCTTCACCCACCGGAATCGAGGTGCCTTCACCAGCACCCCAAGGCCCGCCGGCCGATAACCCAGCTGGAGCGGCGTCGCACATCGGCGGAGCAGCGACGTTGGGGATCGCTTTGGCTGGTACTCTGTTTGCAGTGATTTTATCGTAG